A stretch of the Acidimicrobiales bacterium genome encodes the following:
- a CDS encoding lysophospholipid acyltransferase family protein has product MAYWALKIVLTPLLYVLFRVRREGTNRVPRTGPVILASNHQSFIDSIFLPLVVRRRVTFVAKAEYFETWKTAWFFRAVGMIPLKRDGGSASTRALLAAREVLEQGGALGIYPEGTRSPDGRLYKGHTGVARLAMQTGAPVIPVAQFGTAEVQPIGSRAIKPFRRVRIKMGEPLRWPGEVSEDGGTDGSSLRHFTEQIMDAIQDLSGQERVHHYAKRDRGLRAAPGSEAEPIPPDAPESLAGPVYS; this is encoded by the coding sequence ATGGCCTACTGGGCGTTGAAGATCGTGCTCACACCGTTGCTGTACGTCCTCTTCCGGGTCCGACGAGAGGGGACGAACCGAGTACCGCGTACCGGGCCCGTCATACTCGCGTCCAACCATCAGTCGTTCATCGACAGCATCTTCCTGCCGCTGGTGGTGCGCCGGCGGGTCACGTTCGTGGCCAAGGCCGAGTATTTCGAGACCTGGAAGACCGCTTGGTTCTTCCGTGCGGTCGGGATGATCCCCTTGAAGCGGGACGGTGGTTCGGCCTCGACGCGCGCCTTGCTGGCGGCTCGAGAGGTCCTCGAGCAGGGCGGCGCCCTCGGCATCTATCCGGAGGGGACCCGGTCCCCGGACGGACGCCTCTACAAAGGCCACACCGGAGTCGCGCGCCTAGCCATGCAGACCGGGGCACCGGTGATCCCCGTGGCTCAGTTCGGAACGGCCGAGGTGCAGCCGATCGGCTCTCGCGCAATCAAGCCGTTCCGGCGGGTCAGGATCAAGATGGGGGAGCCATTGAGGTGGCCAGGGGAAGTGTCGGAGGATGGCGGGACAGACGGCTCGTCTCTTCGGCATTTCACCGAGCAGATCATGGATGCGATCCAGGATCTGTCGGGTCAGGAACGCGTCCACCACTACGCGAAGAGAGACCGCGGTCTGCGGGCTGCACCGGGATCCGAGGCGGAACCGATTCCTCCGGACGCGCCCGAATCGCTCGCTGGACCGGTGTATTCGTAA
- a CDS encoding TIGR03085 family metal-binding protein — MRSAELRVEANRIPQVGHFAQAERQALCDLFIEVGPDAPTLCSGWSTSDLAAHLVVRERRPDSLPGNVLSALSGHSEKVRVSALHGHGWDELVSLIRSGPPAPLRLVDEPFNTVEFFVHHEDVRRATSGWEPRKVEPEQDEALWGRLKVMGRLLTRKSPVGVAGESPGFGYMSLKGGAPLVVLRGSPGELVLAAFGRGAHARVVYEGDDLSVERLKHTSLGV, encoded by the coding sequence GTGCGCTCCGCTGAGCTCCGGGTGGAGGCCAACAGGATCCCGCAGGTCGGTCACTTTGCTCAGGCGGAGCGGCAGGCGCTGTGTGACCTGTTCATCGAAGTCGGTCCCGACGCGCCAACCCTCTGCTCCGGCTGGAGTACTTCCGACCTTGCCGCTCATCTGGTAGTCCGCGAACGGCGTCCCGACTCCCTTCCCGGCAACGTCCTCTCTGCCCTATCCGGTCACAGCGAGAAGGTTCGGGTTTCGGCGTTGCACGGGCACGGATGGGACGAGCTGGTGTCGCTGATCCGATCCGGCCCGCCGGCCCCTCTCCGCCTGGTGGACGAACCGTTCAACACGGTGGAGTTCTTCGTGCATCACGAGGATGTTCGCCGCGCCACGTCCGGCTGGGAGCCGCGGAAAGTCGAGCCGGAGCAAGACGAAGCATTGTGGGGCCGGCTGAAGGTCATGGGGCGCCTGCTGACCCGCAAGTCTCCGGTCGGAGTTGCTGGCGAATCGCCGGGGTTCGGTTACATGTCACTGAAGGGAGGAGCCCCGCTGGTGGTCCTGCGTGGCTCTCCGGGAGAGCTGGTGCTGGCCGCCTTCGGCCGTGGCGCGCACGCACGCGTCGTGTACGAAGGCGACGACCTGTCGGTGGAACGCTTGAAGCACACCAGCCTCGGCGTCTGA
- a CDS encoding aminotransferase class I/II-fold pyridoxal phosphate-dependent enzyme codes for MEFRRINGLPPYVFAIINELRDQARHAGRDVIDMGFGNPDIPSPDVAVEKLAEAARNPRNHRYSASRGIPKLRLAVSNLYLRRFGVDLDPDTEVVTTIGAKEGLSHLMWTLVGPGDSALVPTPSYPIHIYAPLFAGADIQQVRLGPDQDFFGNLMESWESTWPRPRVIVFSFPHNPTTECVDLAWMQRLVDFARERDVVLVHDFAYSDTSFDGYQPPSILEVPGAKDVAVEFYTLTKSFSMAGWRMAFMVGNREIVSALTKLKSYLDYGTFQPIQIASIVALNEASEYPKEVNEIYHSRRNALCEGLNRIGWELEKPKGTMFVWAPIPEPYREMGSLEFAKFLVTDAEVATSPGVGFGRGGEGFVRFALIENEKRIHQAVRNLKKSLTKLG; via the coding sequence GTGGAGTTTCGCAGGATTAATGGGCTTCCCCCCTACGTTTTCGCCATCATCAACGAGCTTCGAGACCAAGCGCGCCACGCAGGTCGCGATGTGATCGACATGGGGTTCGGGAACCCCGACATCCCGAGCCCCGACGTAGCAGTCGAGAAGCTCGCCGAGGCGGCACGCAACCCGCGCAACCATCGCTATTCCGCGTCGCGGGGAATCCCCAAGCTTCGGTTGGCGGTGTCGAACCTGTACCTGAGGCGCTTTGGTGTGGACTTGGATCCCGATACCGAGGTTGTGACCACGATCGGGGCGAAGGAGGGCCTGTCGCACCTGATGTGGACCCTGGTCGGTCCGGGGGACAGCGCGTTGGTGCCGACACCGAGCTACCCGATCCACATCTACGCCCCGCTCTTCGCCGGCGCCGACATCCAGCAGGTGCGGCTCGGCCCGGATCAGGACTTCTTCGGCAACCTCATGGAGAGCTGGGAATCGACGTGGCCGCGGCCGAGGGTGATCGTCTTTTCCTTCCCGCACAACCCGACCACCGAATGCGTGGACCTGGCGTGGATGCAGAGACTGGTCGATTTTGCTCGCGAGCGCGATGTCGTCCTTGTCCACGATTTCGCCTACTCCGACACGTCTTTTGACGGCTACCAGCCTCCGTCGATCCTCGAGGTGCCGGGCGCGAAGGACGTCGCCGTCGAGTTCTACACGCTGACCAAGAGCTTCTCGATGGCCGGTTGGAGAATGGCGTTCATGGTCGGCAACCGCGAGATCGTTTCGGCTCTCACCAAGCTGAAGAGCTACCTCGACTACGGGACTTTCCAGCCGATCCAGATCGCCTCGATCGTCGCGCTCAACGAGGCATCCGAGTACCCGAAGGAAGTCAACGAGATCTACCACTCCCGCCGGAACGCTCTCTGCGAGGGGCTCAACCGGATCGGCTGGGAGCTCGAGAAGCCCAAGGGAACGATGTTCGTGTGGGCGCCGATACCCGAGCCGTACCGGGAGATGGGGTCGCTCGAGTTCGCCAAGTTCCTGGTCACCGACGCCGAGGTCGCAACGTCTCCGGGCGTCGGTTTCGGTCGGGGCGGCGAGGGCTTCGTTCGTTTCGCCCTGATCGAAAACGAGAAGCGGATCCATCAGGCCGTCCGCAACCTGAAGAAGTCGCTCACCAAGCTCGGTTAG
- a CDS encoding vitamin B12-dependent ribonucleotide reductase, with product MAIAPERMGIGIQRRFTSPGQHPYDTVVWDRRDARIVNFATGAVAFEQLGVEVPSTWSLNATNILAQKYFRGTLGTPEREWSLKQVVDRVVDTITAWGRKDGYFVDDAEAETFSDELKYLIIHQKAAFNSPVWFNIGVHGVPQQGSACQPYGALVCTPEGLIPIGKLVETNAVGTKVYDAHGLTKIVAVKANGRKAVLRIHTKAGVTLDVTPDHLVWRASGDGTGRFVEAGELIPGDQLTWHRTGEIGEIYPLSDGADVQFLKIDRIEELGVDEVYDIQTESGEYLSGNLRVHNCFILAVEDSMDSILNWYTEEGIIFKGGSGAGVNLSKIRSSKEGLRGGGTASGPVSFMRGADASAGTIKSGGKTRRAAKMVILNADHPDIEDFIWCKAIEERKARALRDAGFDMDLDGKDSYSIQYQNANNSVRVTDEFMQAVLDDADWHLRGISTGEVLETVRARDLFRQIAKAAWECADPGMQFDTTINRWHTAPNTDRINASNPCSEYMHLDNSACNLASLNLLSFLRADGTFDVEGFKAATEVIFTAQEIIVGNADYPTEKIAETSRRFRQLGIGFANLGALLMAQGLPYDSDGGRAWAGALTALLTGHSYATSARTAARMGPFAGYQDNKEPMLNVLRMHRDGAAGIDEELVPPELLSAAQEAWDTAVETAEQYGVRNSQASVVAPTGTIALLLDCDTTGIEPDLSLVKMKKLVGGGTMSIVNQTVPRALRRLGYDDQEIGDIVAYVDEHKSIVGAPHLSSDHLPVFACSMGDNTIHYRGHIGMMGAVQPFISGAISKCVVGDTLVSTADGLIRIESLYEDETPDSFRDEIIEVASLGGPAKTDAFYYGGVRRVRRIELRSGHRVTGTPNHRVLVAGENGLDWKRLDEIDLGDQVAVRYGQNMWSSLPARFDNFVPTPAYGSQTPVHIPSAMTEELAFLLGAFASEGHITRSVWTINITNSVESVLTEIVESFKKVFGVDAVIRRPIDRCMSVQVHSKAIVEFFEYLGCGADAGTKRIPDAVLRSPRQVVLAFLRGLALDAYVYTGSAAKWAICLDSSRLLDDLQTILTNLNIVHSRISKYNPTYRKSYDEVYASGAQAQKLLRLVPFPEPDKAARAHALAGRKFQNHATADVVPGITPKELYALLPRGRSGRSGRGSGVRARLGHLCDPRTKFVTHHTLCQVAAAGADLPEWLWSVLEDNLHFSPVVAAEDTGERQVFDISVPVTHAFVGNGIVNHNTVNVPEEVTVEDLEQLHIEAWQLGLKAIAIYRDNCKVAQPLATAKKTVADPTASPAEVHDAELALKVAELENALQRQTVVVKQPIRERLPRKRTSSTFAFRVADCEGYVTVGEYEDGRPGEVFIKVSKQGSTLSGIMDAFSIAISLGLQHGVPLATFVKKYTNMRFEPAGMTDDPDLRIAQSLMDYIFRRLAVDYLPFEERAELGVLTTAERTQQTLPGIEETVTQNLSLDAGPDMQPPRASSPADQPAMPVKAESDAPYCFQCGVQMQRAGSCHACPSCGTTSGCS from the coding sequence ATGGCAATCGCCCCGGAACGAATGGGCATCGGCATCCAGAGGCGGTTCACCTCGCCTGGTCAGCATCCCTACGACACGGTCGTCTGGGATCGGCGGGACGCGCGCATCGTGAATTTTGCTACTGGGGCAGTCGCATTCGAGCAACTGGGCGTCGAAGTTCCTTCGACATGGAGCCTCAATGCGACCAACATCCTCGCCCAGAAGTACTTCAGGGGAACTCTCGGCACGCCGGAACGAGAGTGGTCGCTCAAGCAGGTTGTCGACCGGGTCGTCGACACCATCACCGCGTGGGGCCGTAAGGATGGGTACTTCGTCGACGACGCGGAAGCCGAGACGTTTTCCGACGAGCTGAAGTATCTGATCATCCATCAGAAGGCGGCGTTCAACTCGCCCGTCTGGTTCAACATCGGTGTGCATGGAGTACCTCAGCAGGGAAGCGCGTGCCAGCCCTACGGAGCGCTTGTCTGCACGCCGGAGGGTCTCATCCCGATCGGCAAGCTCGTCGAGACCAACGCTGTCGGCACCAAGGTCTACGACGCTCACGGATTGACCAAGATCGTGGCGGTCAAGGCCAACGGTCGTAAGGCCGTCTTGCGGATCCACACCAAAGCCGGCGTCACTCTCGATGTCACCCCCGACCATCTGGTTTGGCGGGCATCGGGCGACGGGACGGGCCGATTTGTGGAGGCCGGAGAGTTGATTCCCGGGGATCAGCTGACCTGGCACCGCACTGGCGAGATAGGCGAGATCTATCCGCTATCGGACGGAGCCGACGTTCAGTTCCTCAAGATCGACAGGATCGAGGAACTCGGCGTTGACGAGGTCTACGACATTCAAACCGAAAGCGGCGAGTACCTCAGCGGCAACCTGCGAGTGCACAACTGTTTCATCCTCGCTGTCGAAGACTCGATGGACTCGATTCTCAACTGGTACACCGAAGAAGGCATCATCTTCAAGGGCGGTTCGGGGGCAGGTGTGAACCTGTCCAAGATCCGTTCTTCGAAGGAAGGTCTCCGGGGTGGAGGAACTGCGTCCGGACCGGTGAGCTTCATGCGGGGCGCCGACGCGTCGGCGGGGACGATCAAGTCGGGCGGAAAAACGAGGCGCGCCGCAAAAATGGTCATACTTAACGCCGATCACCCAGACATCGAGGACTTCATCTGGTGCAAGGCGATCGAGGAGCGCAAGGCGCGTGCGCTGCGTGACGCCGGCTTCGACATGGATCTCGATGGCAAGGACAGTTACTCGATCCAGTACCAGAACGCGAATAACTCCGTCCGCGTCACCGACGAGTTCATGCAAGCCGTTCTGGACGATGCTGATTGGCACCTTCGAGGTATCAGCACCGGTGAAGTTCTCGAGACCGTTAGAGCTCGGGACCTGTTCCGTCAGATTGCGAAGGCGGCGTGGGAGTGTGCGGATCCTGGGATGCAATTCGACACAACGATCAACCGTTGGCACACCGCACCGAATACTGACCGGATCAACGCAAGTAATCCTTGTAGTGAGTACATGCACCTCGACAACTCAGCCTGCAACCTCGCCAGCCTGAATTTGCTCAGTTTCCTTCGGGCCGATGGCACCTTCGATGTCGAGGGATTCAAAGCGGCGACTGAGGTGATATTTACCGCTCAAGAGATCATCGTCGGAAACGCTGATTATCCGACGGAGAAGATCGCGGAGACGTCCAGGCGCTTCCGGCAACTAGGCATCGGATTCGCCAATCTCGGAGCGCTGCTCATGGCACAGGGTCTGCCATACGACTCCGACGGCGGCCGTGCTTGGGCTGGCGCTCTCACTGCCCTCCTCACCGGACATTCCTACGCAACGTCGGCTAGAACTGCCGCACGGATGGGTCCCTTTGCGGGATACCAAGACAATAAAGAGCCGATGCTCAACGTCCTTCGTATGCATCGAGACGGGGCGGCCGGAATCGACGAAGAGTTGGTGCCTCCGGAGCTTCTCTCGGCCGCTCAAGAAGCCTGGGACACTGCCGTCGAGACCGCCGAACAGTACGGGGTTCGCAATTCACAGGCGAGTGTTGTGGCCCCGACTGGCACCATCGCTTTGCTCCTCGATTGTGATACGACTGGCATAGAACCAGACCTCAGTCTCGTGAAGATGAAGAAGCTCGTGGGCGGAGGGACGATGTCAATCGTCAACCAGACTGTTCCCCGAGCATTAAGGCGACTCGGCTACGACGACCAAGAGATCGGCGACATCGTTGCATATGTAGATGAACATAAGTCGATTGTGGGCGCACCACACCTCTCGTCGGACCACCTTCCGGTGTTCGCTTGCTCCATGGGTGACAACACGATCCACTACCGCGGACATATCGGAATGATGGGCGCCGTGCAGCCGTTCATCAGCGGCGCTATATCAAAGTGTGTGGTGGGAGACACCTTGGTGTCCACCGCAGACGGATTGATAAGGATCGAGAGCCTCTACGAGGACGAAACCCCGGATTCTTTCAGGGACGAGATCATCGAAGTCGCGTCTCTGGGTGGCCCAGCCAAGACTGACGCCTTCTACTACGGCGGCGTTCGGCGTGTCCGGAGGATCGAGCTTCGATCCGGCCACCGAGTGACCGGCACTCCGAATCATCGAGTCCTTGTCGCAGGTGAGAACGGACTCGACTGGAAGAGACTGGATGAAATCGATCTTGGTGACCAGGTAGCAGTCAGGTACGGACAAAACATGTGGTCATCGTTACCCGCTCGGTTCGACAATTTTGTCCCGACTCCGGCATATGGTTCTCAGACGCCGGTCCACATTCCATCCGCGATGACGGAGGAGCTCGCGTTTCTCTTAGGCGCTTTCGCTTCGGAGGGACACATCACTCGGTCGGTCTGGACAATCAATATCACCAACTCGGTTGAGTCAGTTCTTACGGAGATAGTTGAATCCTTCAAGAAGGTCTTCGGCGTCGACGCGGTTATTAGGCGCCCAATCGATCGGTGCATGAGTGTTCAGGTCCACTCGAAGGCAATCGTGGAGTTCTTCGAGTACCTCGGTTGCGGAGCGGATGCTGGGACCAAGCGCATTCCTGACGCAGTGCTGCGTTCACCTCGTCAGGTGGTGCTCGCATTCCTCCGAGGACTCGCGCTGGACGCCTACGTCTACACAGGATCAGCAGCAAAATGGGCGATTTGTTTGGATTCATCCCGACTACTCGATGACCTCCAGACCATACTGACGAACCTAAACATCGTTCACAGTCGCATTTCAAAGTACAACCCCACGTACCGCAAGTCATATGACGAGGTCTATGCATCTGGGGCTCAGGCCCAGAAGCTTCTCAGGCTGGTCCCCTTCCCCGAACCAGATAAGGCGGCTCGCGCCCACGCCCTAGCTGGTCGGAAATTCCAGAATCATGCCACCGCCGACGTAGTACCAGGCATAACTCCAAAGGAACTGTATGCCCTCTTACCTCGGGGGCGGTCAGGCAGGTCGGGCCGTGGTTCGGGGGTTCGAGCCCGGCTTGGTCATCTGTGCGATCCACGCACGAAGTTCGTCACTCATCACACCTTGTGTCAGGTAGCGGCTGCGGGAGCAGACCTGCCGGAGTGGCTGTGGAGCGTCCTCGAGGACAACCTGCATTTCAGCCCCGTCGTGGCTGCGGAAGACACGGGCGAGCGTCAGGTGTTCGATATCTCGGTGCCTGTCACCCATGCTTTTGTTGGTAATGGGATCGTCAACCACAACACGGTTAACGTTCCCGAAGAGGTCACGGTCGAGGACCTCGAGCAACTGCACATCGAGGCTTGGCAGCTAGGTCTCAAAGCGATTGCGATTTACCGGGACAACTGCAAGGTTGCGCAGCCGTTGGCGACCGCGAAGAAGACCGTTGCTGATCCGACCGCTTCTCCGGCGGAGGTTCACGATGCTGAGCTGGCGCTCAAGGTTGCAGAGCTCGAGAACGCGCTGCAGCGCCAGACCGTCGTCGTCAAGCAGCCGATCCGCGAGAGGCTGCCGCGGAAGCGGACGTCGTCCACCTTCGCCTTCAGGGTCGCCGACTGCGAGGGCTACGTAACTGTCGGGGAGTACGAGGACGGCCGGCCGGGCGAGGTATTCATCAAGGTCTCGAAGCAGGGGTCAACGCTGTCAGGGATCATGGATGCTTTCTCGATCGCGATCAGCCTCGGGCTCCAGCACGGTGTCCCCTTGGCGACCTTCGTCAAGAAGTACACCAACATGCGCTTCGAGCCCGCAGGTATGACCGACGATCCGGATCTCCGGATTGCCCAGTCGCTGATGGATTACATATTCCGCCGGCTAGCCGTCGACTACCTGCCGTTCGAGGAGAGGGCTGAGCTGGGCGTGCTCACCACGGCTGAACGGACCCAGCAGACGCTGCCGGGCATCGAGGAGACGGTTACTCAGAACCTGAGCCTCGACGCTGGACCAGATATGCAGCCACCAAGGGCATCATCGCCGGCTGACCAGCCGGCCATGCCTGTCAAGGCTGAGTCTGATGCGCCGTACTGCTTCCAATGTGGTGTCCAGATGCAGAGGGCCGGCAGTTGCCACGCCTGCCCGTCCTGCGGGACCACCAGCGGCTGTTCGTAA
- a CDS encoding ROK family protein yields the protein MPAPSALGVDVGGTKLLAVRMNADGSATTETTQHSPKDGPSLVAAIRDTVDRYCDGSVPAIGVGVPGLVDEVGTVRFAPNLHGLSGHELKPALESAFAGSAIWVGNDATGACWGERTRGAAVGSDEVLMVTLGTGIGGGIVSGGLLLEGAHRYAGEFGHMVIDPNGPLCPCGKKGCWERFASGSGLGVLAREAALAGTADRLVELAGGDPEAVRGEHVTAAAAEGNRSAQEIMDRFAWWVALGLSNLANILDPELIVIGGGLITSGDVLMTPIRRAFNELVEAPEARTRLRMVPAALGAAAGAIGAALRAETEVNAGGAGVPVK from the coding sequence GTGCCGGCACCATCGGCTCTCGGGGTAGACGTCGGGGGCACCAAGCTCCTCGCCGTCAGGATGAACGCTGACGGGTCGGCGACGACCGAGACGACGCAGCACAGCCCAAAAGACGGACCGTCGCTTGTGGCTGCGATCCGGGACACTGTCGATCGTTACTGCGACGGTTCCGTGCCCGCGATCGGAGTCGGTGTACCAGGACTCGTAGATGAGGTCGGAACGGTGAGGTTCGCTCCGAACCTCCACGGGCTCTCCGGCCATGAGTTGAAGCCCGCGCTCGAATCCGCCTTCGCCGGGTCGGCGATATGGGTGGGAAACGACGCGACCGGTGCCTGCTGGGGCGAGCGAACCCGCGGCGCCGCCGTGGGGTCGGACGAGGTTCTGATGGTCACCCTCGGGACCGGGATCGGCGGGGGGATCGTCAGCGGGGGGCTGCTGCTGGAAGGCGCCCACCGCTACGCCGGGGAGTTCGGGCACATGGTCATCGACCCGAATGGACCTCTGTGCCCGTGCGGCAAGAAAGGCTGCTGGGAACGCTTCGCTTCGGGTAGCGGGCTTGGCGTGCTTGCCCGCGAGGCGGCGCTGGCGGGAACGGCCGACCGGCTCGTCGAGCTGGCCGGCGGAGATCCAGAAGCCGTCCGCGGTGAGCACGTGACCGCTGCCGCGGCAGAGGGCAATCGGTCGGCTCAGGAGATCATGGACCGCTTCGCGTGGTGGGTGGCCTTGGGCCTGTCGAACCTCGCGAACATCCTCGATCCGGAGCTGATCGTGATCGGCGGCGGGCTGATCACGTCGGGCGATGTGCTCATGACCCCGATCCGCCGGGCTTTCAACGAGCTGGTGGAGGCGCCGGAGGCGAGGACGAGACTGCGGATGGTTCCGGCGGCGCTCGGGGCGGCAGCGGGAGCGATCGGGGCAGCCCTCCGAGCGGAGACGGAGGTTAATGCCGGGGGAGCGGGGGTGCCGGTCAAGTAG
- a CDS encoding limonene-1,2-epoxide hydrolase family protein, whose protein sequence is MPSPTDTVEQFMASFVDAWPRRDASELAPFFSIDAVYHNIPLDPVRGRDAIRQTLESFMEMGGFVSVDVTNIVSDGGRVVVERVDHFTVSGKTSSLPIMGIFEVQDGLITAWRDYFDLGQFERE, encoded by the coding sequence ATGCCCTCGCCGACCGATACCGTCGAGCAGTTCATGGCGTCCTTCGTCGACGCCTGGCCACGGAGGGACGCCTCGGAACTGGCGCCGTTTTTCAGTATCGACGCCGTGTACCACAACATCCCCCTGGACCCTGTCCGTGGTCGCGATGCCATCCGTCAGACACTCGAATCCTTCATGGAAATGGGAGGATTCGTCAGTGTCGATGTAACCAACATCGTCTCCGACGGTGGACGGGTCGTCGTAGAGCGCGTCGACCATTTCACCGTCTCTGGGAAGACGTCATCCCTGCCGATCATGGGCATATTCGAGGTCCAGGACGGACTGATCACCGCCTGGCGCGACTATTTCGATCTCGGTCAGTTCGAGCGGGAGTAA
- a CDS encoding glutathione peroxidase, which produces MSFYDVAISGLDGSPMELSSLAGKEVLVVNVASKCGLTPQYEGLEQLQRRYGDKGFTVLGVPCNQFAGQEPGSADEIQTFCSTTYGVTFPLTEKVEVNGEGRHPLYDLLTETPDPEGKAGDIQWNFEKFLVSPAGKIVGRFRPLVDPASDELVGAIEANLP; this is translated from the coding sequence ATGTCTTTTTACGACGTGGCAATCTCGGGCCTCGACGGCTCGCCAATGGAACTGTCCAGCCTCGCCGGCAAGGAGGTCCTTGTCGTCAACGTAGCGTCGAAGTGCGGACTGACCCCGCAGTACGAGGGCCTCGAGCAGCTTCAGCGTCGCTACGGGGACAAGGGGTTCACCGTGCTCGGAGTCCCGTGCAACCAGTTCGCCGGCCAAGAGCCGGGGAGCGCCGACGAGATTCAGACCTTCTGCTCAACCACGTACGGGGTGACGTTCCCTTTGACCGAGAAGGTCGAAGTAAACGGGGAGGGAAGGCATCCCCTCTACGACCTGCTGACCGAGACGCCGGACCCGGAGGGCAAGGCGGGGGACATCCAATGGAACTTTGAAAAATTCCTGGTGTCGCCGGCCGGCAAGATCGTCGGCAGGTTCCGGCCTCTCGTTGATCCGGCATCGGACGAGCTCGTCGGGGCGATCGAAGCCAACCTTCCTTAG
- the glpK gene encoding glycerol kinase GlpK — translation MGAVLTIDAGTTGVRAMAVGENGVPRGTVYREFPQYFPRPGWVEHDAGEIWRTLETVIAELVDELGKDRDSITAIGITNQRETTVVWDRATGNPLARAIVWQDRRTAAECERLRDAGYLPLIRERTGLVLDPYFSATKLAWLFREGGVEPGPNVAFGTVDSWIIWRLTGGGAHATDHSNASRTLLLDINKLAWDQELCDLFGVPTSVLPDLVPSSGRIGVTAAGVVPGLPAGIPISGCAGDQQAALFGQACFEPGMTKNTYGTGSFVLMNIGSEAPPPVDGLLTTVAWTGIHPGATYALEGSIFVTGAAIQWLRDQLGMITEASEIGPLAESVTDTGGAYLVPAFTGLGSPWWDPDARGTLVGLSRGVGRAQVARAAVEAMAYQTKDVIDSMCKAIGSSVSELRVDGGASVMDFLLQFQADLLGVPVVRSAVSDTTALGAALLAGLAEKVWASTNEIGAMWRSDRTATPGEAAPVADASYEVWKRAVARSRAGD, via the coding sequence ATGGGAGCGGTCCTCACAATTGACGCAGGAACCACCGGCGTCAGGGCGATGGCGGTTGGGGAAAACGGGGTTCCGAGAGGCACCGTCTACCGCGAATTCCCGCAGTACTTTCCGCGACCGGGATGGGTGGAGCACGACGCCGGCGAGATCTGGCGGACCCTTGAAACGGTCATCGCGGAGCTGGTCGACGAGCTCGGCAAAGACCGCGACAGCATTACCGCGATCGGCATCACCAACCAGCGTGAAACCACGGTGGTCTGGGACCGGGCGACGGGAAACCCGCTAGCCCGCGCCATCGTGTGGCAAGACCGCAGGACCGCGGCGGAATGCGAAAGGCTCCGAGATGCCGGCTATCTGCCCCTCATTCGGGAGAGGACCGGGCTGGTCCTCGACCCGTACTTCTCGGCGACGAAACTCGCCTGGCTGTTCCGAGAAGGAGGCGTCGAGCCCGGTCCGAACGTCGCCTTCGGAACCGTTGACAGCTGGATCATTTGGCGCCTGACCGGCGGAGGGGCGCACGCGACGGACCATTCCAACGCGTCGCGCACCCTTCTCCTCGACATCAACAAGCTCGCGTGGGACCAGGAGCTGTGCGACTTGTTCGGCGTACCAACCTCGGTGCTGCCCGATCTGGTGCCGTCGTCCGGTCGCATCGGAGTCACTGCAGCAGGGGTCGTTCCAGGCCTCCCGGCAGGCATCCCGATCAGTGGGTGCGCCGGCGACCAGCAGGCAGCTCTCTTCGGCCAAGCGTGCTTCGAACCGGGCATGACCAAGAACACCTACGGGACCGGGAGCTTCGTCCTCATGAACATCGGGAGTGAAGCACCTCCCCCAGTTGACGGACTTCTCACGACAGTCGCATGGACGGGCATCCATCCAGGCGCCACCTACGCGCTCGAAGGATCGATCTTCGTTACCGGTGCCGCTATCCAATGGCTCCGAGACCAGCTCGGGATGATCACCGAAGCCTCTGAGATCGGCCCCCTCGCGGAATCGGTCACCGACACGGGCGGTGCCTACTTGGTGCCCGCGTTCACCGGACTGGGAAGCCCGTGGTGGGATCCAGACGCGCGCGGCACTCTTGTCGGCCTCTCGCGCGGGGTTGGCCGCGCCCAGGTGGCGAGAGCCGCTGTCGAGGCCATGGCCTACCAGACGAAGGACGTAATCGATTCGATGTGCAAAGCGATCGGGTCCTCCGTATCTGAGCTTCGGGTGGACGGCGGAGCTTCCGTCATGGACTTCCTGCTGCAGTTCCAGGCCGACCTTCTCGGTGTGCCAGTCGTTCGGTCGGCGGTCAGCGACACGACGGCATTGGGGGCCGCGCTGCTCGCCGGGCTGGCCGAAAAGGTGTGGGCGTCGACGAACGAGATCGGCGCCATGTGGCGCAGTGACCGCACCGCGACGCCTGGGGAAGCCGCACCGGTCGCTGATGCTTCTTACGAGGTCTGGAAGCGAGCCGTTGCGCGCTCGCGCGCCGGGGATTGA